TCCCCATGTGCCTGCTGTCCCCTGTGTCTCATTTTGCAGTCTCTGAAGACACAATGGAGAAGAACACGTCTCCCCATCTTCTCCATTTGCTATGGAGCACCCTGtgaaagctgctgctcctgccaggaaatgcagcatttcagctgtAGCCCCTGCAATGAGGGGTGGCTGATTCCGGCGGCTGTTCACCAGATCATACGCAGCACCATCATATTGAGCAGATgcagtcttctgtttttctcattactGAGATTTACTACCTTATAAGCTTATTATTTTCGGAGGCTTTAGGCTCTCCTCTGAGGCTGAGACAAGGGGAAGGCAGCATCCCAGCCACAggagcatccccagcacagccgTTTGTGGCCCCAGTGCTCCACCGTGCCCTGCAGCTAGGGCAGAGCAAGGCACCGGGTGAAGGTGCTGTGTGCTCTCACACCTGCACGCACCATGGCTCACTACAAAGTGCAGGCAGGATGAAAGCAGGGGCAAAGCAAAACGCCGGAGGTGAAGGAGGTGAATGGAGGAACATTCTCACAACTGGCTAAGATGCATGAACAGAGATGacttttggaaggaaaaaaaacaacaacaaaatgaggtaaacaaacaagcaaagcaaaagcaaaatagtCGAGCCGCTATCTGGCTATTTCTGTTCACATGAATTCCTTTTccaatattttgctttcaaaaccatttttttaattcccatttCATCACCAAATAAAAGAATGACAACCTCCAACCTGCCCCAGTCCCCTGCTCTGGGCAGAGCCAGGAGTTAGGCTTGAACATGGCCCCCCCAACGTGGGGCACTTGATGCTGTGAATGGAAGCCCACACGAGGTGCCAGCTGGTGCTGGTGCCGCTGCTTCTGCCCAGGGCCAGTGGCAGCGCTCAGCACAAGCAGGGCCAGCAGAGccaagcacagccctgctgcttcctgagGGTGAGCTTCCAGCACGTCGATTGTGTCGGTCATGGCTTTCTCATTAAATGCAGGGAACTCTGGTGGGGAGGGGCTGCTGTACACACAACACCAGTAACTGGTTTCAGAGCAGCCCAACAATAGCTGTGCCCAGTGGCCAGCCGAGCcgcccccagcacagcaggcttCCAGATGTCCAGCCTTCCTCCCACCCCAGACTCCTAATCCCCTACTTTGTCTGAGCTCTGGCTGATTTCTGATGCATTCAGCTTACCCAGCTGCTAGTGAACATCTGAATatttcccccttccctctcACATTTCACCTTGGAGGAGAAGCACTTCACCATCCCCAGCTCCGCCTTTATCAAGGCAATTAGTCCAACACAAAAGCGGTGAATGGGACCATGAGAAGATCACTGGCCTGTGAAATCCCCAATATTTCAAGACAGGCTGAGGCTAAATATGactgcttctttttaaaaaaaaaaaaaagaaaagggtgaGTAACCAGAGTGCTGACCTTTCTGATCACAATGCAAAAGAAACAACTCAGCAGATCCACAAAGATACAAACCAGCTACCAGAACGTAAAGGAAAGtttacaaacacagcagctgtaaTTCCTTCCATAACATCGGAGGACCAAAGTTTGcgaggaacaaaaggaaatgattaaCAGGGGAAATATGCGTGGTACAGAAAAGACTTTTTAGTCCAAAAAGGGATGTCCATATTTAGAAACGCTTGATTCTTGTCGTCAGGGCCCTGCTTTTCCTGAATGCATTTCTCCTCCGTGAAAGAAAGAAGTCACAAAGGGAGTTTGTGGGCTGCTCTGTCACATGTGCACAGTGCGCTGCTTATGTGCCTCGAGGAACAGGGGAAAAATGCAAAGACTGCACAGCAAGTAAACAAATAAGCAGAAACTTCTTGTTCTTATTTGGGAGATGGCTCCTGCCAAAAGCAAGGTGGCAGATGTGCCTTGGCACTCCTTGCTCGCATCTCCCACCGCCAGCGTCCCACAAGTGCCACCGTCACCCCGAGCCAACAAGCAGCATGAGCAACAGGCCCAGTGAGACAGCTGGATGCCAGCTCCTCAGGGCTTATCCCAGTCTCACAGCAGCCCTTGAAGAAAGGGCTCTCTTTAAGGCTGTCACTGATATCTTCAACTTGCGGCTtgctcagaaaaacagaatcacagaattgtaggggctggaagcaACCTCTAtaaatcatcaagtccaacatccctgccaaagcaggctccccaGACCATGTTGCACAGGTgggcgtccaggcaggtcttgaacatcctcagagaaggagactccacaacctctctgggcagcccatcccagtgctctgtcacccttactgtgaagaagttcttacgCACGTTCGTGCGGAACTTTGtatgcttcagtttgtggccatttccccttgcccatGCACCACTTAGAAAAGTCTGGCCCCGTCCCTTTGCCTCCTGCACCCTGGATATTAATAGGCATTGATCAGATCCTCTCTGAGtattcttttctcaaggctgaacagacccaggtcactcagcctttcctcataggagggatgctccaggctctttaatatctttgtggtcctctgctggactctctctaggagatccctgtcttttttgtaccgaggagcccagaactggacacagtacaccaggtgaggcctcatcaggtagagcagagggggaggatcacccCCCTTGActtgctggccacgctctttttaaggcaccccaggatgccactggctgCCTTGGCcaccagagcacactgctggctcatggccaacctatttctaccaggacccccaggtccctctccacagtgctcccctccagcagctcatcccccagctGTACTGGTGCACgtggttattcctccctaggtgcaATACTCTATACTTGCTCTTATTAAAGCTCATCTGGTTCCTCTCTGCtcaactctccagcctgtccaagtctcactgaatggcagcacagccttctggtgtgcCAGCCTTTCCTCCCAACctcatatcatcagcaaacttgctgagagtggcTGTTATCCCCTCAccaaggtcactgatgaagacatTGAACAAGACTGGATCCAACACTGACCCTGAGGAGCACTGCTAAAAACAGACCTCCAACTGGACTCtgtgccactgatcacaaccctctgagctctgccagtcagccagttctcaacccacctcactgtcccaTCTATTCCACACTTCCTCAGCAAAACTCCCAGCAGCTTGTGCTCCAGAGCACGAGGCGCTGACAGCGGGAGGGGCAGCAGCCCGAGCCCACAGGCACCCTGGATGAGCCCTCAGGAGCCCCAGCTTCAGGCTGGGTCATTGGCACCGGCCTGGAGCCATCCCACACCTCCCCTCATCTCATCATACCCATACTGGCCCGGCAGGTGTCAGGTGCTGAGGGCCACTCCAGCCACAGATTACCAAACACAGGCTGGAGCCCTCCTGACAGAAAGAGGCAGAGGCACACACAGCACGCTCCCTGCCAGGCACGTGGCTGTTTGACCCATGCCAGGCTGCAAGCTAAAACACGCTCAGAGAGCAACTGCTTGGTGGCCAGGTCCTCTCTACTTCACTCCACAGTGTGGCTGCAATTTGCAGTCCAGTTCATTGCATCACAGTCCAGCAAACTGGAGGTCCAAAGCTGCGAGCATCCAGCTGTCAGCCAATGACATGCAGCCAGTGGCAACCCTCACACCTCGCTGCTGCAATAAGCATGGGTAGCCAACAGCTGGCCCGACACTGAGAGCAGACAGAGATGTGACTGCTGTGCCCCCAGGATGACCCTCAGCAGGCTCCCACCTTCCTGGGGATTTCTGCTAGAGCTACTTGCTGCCGATTGATTCCGTGTGCATTTGGATCTTGATTTTTAATGAACGTTACGACGGAAAAACCAACGTGCTGCTTCCTCACACACGCATTAGGGTACCGACACAAGCAGCAGGAAACAATCTCATAGCACTGCCTTTGCTGAGGGCCACCCCCCTGTGTTGGGGCTGCGCTGAAGCAGTTCCACCTCAGAGCCCGCCCAAGTCCCAGGGCGTGCATTCAGCTCACACAAAACATTTACCAGACTTCAACCGGATTTACAATTGTATGGgctacagagcagcaggagagcacGGCcttgcagccccagctctcactgccacactgcagggctgagctAGGCGAGGGGCAGGCTGTACCCTGCATTAGAGCAGCCCGTCCATGCCACACCTTCCCCAGGCAGCTTGGTTTGAGGACACGCTGCATTTTGGCAGTGTGCTCTCAGGACGGAGCACGGCCCGGCAGCACCACGCACACACACGCTGCACGGCGAGGCAGGTTGGAGCATGGGgcctctgcctgctctgcaccTCCACACACAGTGCCCACAGGTGATCTCCTTTCAGCAAAGGCCGCTCCATCTCTGCAACTCCATATCTCAGACATCCAGAGAGAGGATCCAACCAGCCCAGCCACCATCTGCCTTCCCAGAAAGGCAAACGggtcccacagctgctgcacaggcTGACTAGCTCCCCTCGAGCAGGCGCAGGGGATGCAGCAGAGCACGTTTTGGGAACGAAAGCCGTTTAGTAGCCAGCTCCAGCAAAGTCACACAAGGCGAAGtccccctccatccctcccctcAGATCTATTTCATTGTTACCCTTCTCTATGCAGAGTGAGACAATAAGAGACACACTTACTCTGCACAGCTTTGGAGTAAAGTTAAGCAAGGAGCTTCAGCTGCACAGCCGCCCAAAGCAGAACCGTCTGTTTGGAACACCACAAGCGTGTCAGAGCATTCTATCAGACCAACTGAGCCGTGTGAAATTGAGCAGTTCCCAGTATTTCAGATGACAACATCTCTGAACACAAATCAGCGGTGGTGGAGCAGGGGAAAAATCCCACATTATTTATATACATTCACACTGTGGTATTTATCAATGGCAGAGCACCAAGGGGACAGACGCACCAGCACTGCATCTGCAATACCCAAATTCAAGTCCCCAGAGTCCTGCACTAGCACTGTCTCGAGCAGCATCCCCCAGGCATGCTGTATTTCAGGAATTTGCCAAGCAGGAACAGGTAGTACCTATGGCCCAAGACCTCCATCGAGCCCTGCAACTTGATAGATTTCCAATATAACAAAGACAAAGAGGTGTCAGCTCCAGCTCTTATTTGCTAATACTATCAATAGGGACTCAGCTCACTAGCAGTTAATTCAAAGCCAAGCTCGATTTGCACAGCAGTGATCTACACTAATTCCCATATGTGGCTAAGGGGAGATTTTGCCAACTAGACAATAGGAACAGCATTAAAGCTCCTGAAACGATGCCATcgcttttctcttctgctccacCACTTCCCATCAAATTTCCACGTCCTGGCATCTCCAGTCTTCTCCCTCATGACACAAGAGGCACAGGAAAGGCAGAGAATACGAGGGTACCTGTTTCTTTCCCAGGCACGGTTTTATTCAGCCTTTTAAAGCACAACTTCCCGTAAAATGGGAGCCAATTTCACACTTCTTCTATTGTAGTTCTTTAAAGACATTTAAGAATTGCCATAATTAAGCAATTACAGAAGAATTTCCCAGATCCAACCAACActaaaccataaaaaaaaaaataataaaaatcaccaCATGTGGCTATATTCCATGAAAGTTCCTGACCTGTTTTTGCTCTCAGGTCCTACCCTATCTCAACATTAGACCAGAGTGTTTCGCCAAGATACCACAGTTATCGAGAGGTCACAGGAAGCCAGACACAAGCCCAGTCAGGCGATGAGGATGTCTCTCCTCACCAGCATtgcttctcctgcctgcaaGCCTGGCCCTCGTGCATCTGCAGTTGGGCTCAGACGGAGCGGTGGCAGCACCCATCCCCACACAGCAGTTCTTGCCTGCCAAGCAGGTGGCACACGGCAGCACACATCTGACGGTGTCACCAGGAGCACGTCTGCGTGCCCACCTCCTCCTGGCCCTCGGCAGATGGGCTGCGAGCCACAGCCAGAACGTGAGGGACAGGGTCAGAGCCACAGGCCCAGGACTGAGCAGGACAGCTCGACCCCAGGCTGCGGGACACCCTGCTGGAATTGGGAAGATGGGGTCTGCGCTGCAGTCAGTGCCACCGGAGGGGGAGAGGGATGCCATGCCCTGCCCCGCAGCACCCTGCCGCCTGGGGACACTGGGAAGGGCACGGAgtgagctcctgcagcacacgCCTagtgcagcagccagcctgGGGGCCTCGCTCCTGCCCAGGGTTAAGATGCTAGAAAAAACCACAAGTCTGAAACAGTTTAACACAGGACAAAAAAGGCACATTTTAATATGTACAGCAATGCATTTGGGCTATAAATTTACccaacacaactgaaaaaaaaaaaaaaaaaaaaaattccaaactaTGCTTTTATACTTATTCCATAGTATCAGCCTCATTCCTAGCCACCTACCTTTCTCTGCATCTCTGAATGCTgctatatacacacacaaacaaacaattaCGTCATGAATGTTCATTTAGGCTCCCAAGTTCAAGTAATAAAGTTCAAACTTGCATAGCATCTTATGCCACTCAGCCATAAACAGTTATGATTGCATATTAGCTGAAGCAGCCATCTCTTTCAATTCAGCCAGTTTTGGCTGGccaccatttatttttatttttaatccttgAGTCAGAATGTTTCCTAAGTCACCAGCCCTGAGGGATGCCACAGACTTGGAAATGAACCTCTTGCTGTTGTTAAGATCCTTTTAAACCAGAAATTTAGAGTGTTGTcaagaacagttttaaaaatgtaatactgtttattttgcttcaaaaacatttcagcattctaaacatacaaaaaaaaacagaacgTTGCAAATTTGTTTAAGTACAGAGTGTTTTTGAACTTCAGTTGCTGCACTGGCTCTTCACTGAGTTGGCGATGAAGAGATGTCTAcagtttcagtttaaaaactaCCGCACTTAACTAAAAAAATCCGTACACTTCTCATGCCAGCTGAACCCCCTTCCACAACTAAGAATGGCAGCAGAATGCTATTTCACTATATACAGAAAGACAACTTTAAGCTAAATGGACGCCCACTGTAGTGTAAATAGATCTACCCTCACAGTGCATGCTTCGGGCCATGGCACCCCGGGGAACGTACGGCCTCTCCAGTAATCACTGCTCCTCTAAGGCATCATAACTCTAAGCATGTACCACAAGAATCTGTCTAGTTTTTACAAACTATAGATATGTACAGTTTATAACCCAGGATTTTCTAGCCAATAACCATATAGTAACACCAccttacaaattaaaaaaatgcttgaaacatttttaaatgctttgttaCACCAACAGCAAAGTGCACAGAGTTAGGAGAACACTAGAGggccttttcattttaaaaatgtttggaaatatGTACAACTTTGATACAGTTTCAGGGTGCTCATTACACCCATGGCCACTTCATGTAAACCAGTTACAATTTCTAGAGCACTTTTAGAAACTACAACGCGATCGGAATccaaattttttcttttttaattaagccTAATAAGGGCAAGAGACACCATCTCAAATAAGAGGTGCTGCATTTACGGTGTTTCCCCTACTCTATGGTATTCACATGGAGACAAGTATTGTACAGTTTTATTCgtcatcatcatcttcatcctcctcttcttcatcctcctcctcctcttcgtCTTCTTCCTCTACCTTTTTCCGAGCAGCTTTGGTTGCCGCTCCCTTTGCGCCATCAAACTTTCCTTTAGACTTGTAGTCTGCAACATCCTGCAAAGTCAAGGGGATGTCTTAATTTGCTCTAAGTGCCAAACACCCAGCATTTGCACAGCGGTGCACGTTAGTGGAGGGGATTGTCTTCCTGCAGCCGCGGCCCCAGAGGGTAGGCAGCCCTGCGCCCCACGCTCATCATTACTTGTCTGAGGGTAAGGGAAACCAACCTCTTGTCACTTTCCTGCTAGCAGGACACAGCTCCCCTAACAGCACGGCAAACTCTCTGCTGAAGCGACAGGTGTGCTTTGCCTGGGGACGTTCCTCCCTGCCGGAACGCACCTGTCTGCTTCTACCTGACTGCAACCTGAGGCACGTCCACTGTGAGAGCTGGGCCCTGCAGCACGTCGACAGTGCCTAACTgcaacagctgcaggcagcagagcccccactgctcagctctgcctgcacacagAGGCACCAGCGAAGGAGAGACGCGTTACAACAGCCTTACCTTCTCATACTTCTCCTTCAGCTTAGCGGCCTTATTGTTATAAGGCTGCTTTTCACCATCGCTGAGGTTGTTCCACATTTCACCAAGCTTCTTTGCTACATCCCCAATGGATATGCCAGGGTTTGTGGACTTGATCTTGGGGCGGAACTCTGAGCAGAACAGGAAGAAGCCAGACCTGGGGAGAAGCACCAGAGGacagtgagcagcacagcagcacaccccagcagcagccccttccTGCCACGCAGCACAAAATCCTCACCTACACCTACGAGCGGACGACaagttcattttttaattacttttttttagtATGTATTTTGATTTTACTGCGGGCCAAACTTGCAGCCTTAAaccttattttgtttctattaaaTGTTTTCTATCCCTGTCCGTCCGCAATTCCATCTTCAGTGTACAAGCCTCACTGCAGGCCTGCTGTCCGCATCCTTCACCGCCATGACTTTGAGAGCACTGAGTATCAACAGCTCGGTCAGCACTCAACACGCGCAGGGTTACGGGCTGCCCACAAGTCCCACAGAACACTCTCACCACCCTCGGTACTGCTATACCCGCAGTACATCCCACTGACTTCTGTTATGGCAAATAACAGGCTAGTTGTAAGCGCTGCAAGATGAAGTGCAGTAACCCTCTGCACGCCATGCCTCAGGTACTTACGGTGGTCGCTTTGGGGCATTGGGGTCCTTCTTCTTCTTGCCACCCTTAGCTGGGCCATAGTCCTTCATTTCTCTATCGTATCGTACCTTATCGGCCTTTGCCATTTCATCAAATTTAGCCTTCTCCTTGCTTGACATGGTctaaaaaacacacaaaaaacacaagacACCAAGCCATGTGATCACCCAATAGTCAATAGCTGGCAAACTTTGAGTACACAAGGCAACACACGCCAAGTCAACAGAGCCATTTcagaatgtgtttgttttctaaggGACCACTGTGGAGACCAACGTCCTGGCCAGGACAGCGgccacagccagcactgtgaGGGAGGTGGCCAGGTTGGCACAAGAGCTCACAGCTGTTATGGGGGCCAGCAGCAGAACATTAGGCAGAGACACAGCACACAGATCAGAGCAGTAGCAGTATCCCCTTCTGCCCTCAGATGGGCACAGGCAACACAAGCAGGTAACAGGACTAGTCATCACGTCAAATTAAGGTACCTTCCACCTCTCTGAGCACTTCTTAGAGAACTCTGCAAAGTTAACAGGAACCTCTGGGTTCTTCTTCTTGTGCTCCTCGCGGCATGTCTGCACAAAGAAGGCGTAGGCAGACATCTTGCCCTTGGGCTTCTTCGGGTCACCTTTAGCCATCCTGACTCTGTGGGGCAGAAGGGAGAATGGAATGCATGAACCTCAGAACACACGAGCGCACACACACAGCGTGCACCTGTTTGTACATAAACACCCCCAGAAACAACCTGCCCTCACTCACACCTCTCCTCCCACAACACCTCCTGCCGTCTCCCACATGGCTCTGCGATTATTCTTCCTCGGGTTTGTGCAGCAGACCCGAGCCAAGCAGAACCCATCACAACCAAAGTTTTACATCCATATGTTTACATTATGCCAAAGAACGGGAGCTGAGCAAATAAGCTCACATACTGCTGCCCGCGAAGCACTATTTGGAACCCTGTACGAAGTGTTTGAGTCAGCCTCCACAGCAAGGCTCGAACCACACATCCAGCACCAGCTACGCCTCATCCCCtcagcagccccatccccatACCGGGGGCAGCCCCAGGGCCACATGGCTCCCAGTCCACAGGAGCGCCCCAAGCCGTGCACGCAGCAGGGTTTGGGTGGGTTGCAGGCAGGCGAGTGTGGCAGCCGGCACAAGGCTGGGAGCAGCGCGTGGCTGGGTGCGAGAAGCTTGCTTGGGGACCGATCACCCCCACCCTACTTGTTTTTCCCTCGGGCAATAAAAATAATCCCGCAGCAACTCTCCCTATTCACGGCTTTCCAACGGTTTGAAAACCCGACTGTTATTGGCGCAACACGGCAAGGTGCCGGCGCGGGGCCGGAGGGCCCGgcccgccgctgccgccgctcAGGGCCGGCGGGGCGAGGCGCGGGACGGGAGGCGCGGGGCGGGCCGCGGCCTGACCGCGAAGTTCGGGGCGCGCAGGCCCGGCGCGTCCCGGCCTCCTCCCGCCATCTTCCGCCCCCGCCGCCAAGGTCACCGCCGGCGGCCGCGGGCACctgcggcggggccgggccggcggCACGGCGGGCGGGCGGAGGGGGCAGCGGCGGCGAACACTGATAATTCATCTTCCATTTTGTGCGCCGCCTCCCGATGAAAGAAACTGCCCCTGAAATACGGCGGGGCgccgggcggggggcgcggggcggcggccgggagcggcggggcggcggcacGGCCCGCGGCGGCACGGCCCGGCTCGAAGCGGGGAGCGGGAGCGGCGGCAGCGCCGCGCACCCGGGCCGGCCCCGCTCGCTAAGATGGCTTCTGCCGGCGCCGCGCGCTAACAAAGCCGCGCTCCCCCTCCGCCGCGCTCTGcccccgcgcccgccgcccccggccTCGGCCCCGCCGAAACACCGCCCCCGGCGGGAAGGGGCTCCGGGGCGGCCCCACGGGTGCGAGGGTGGCGGGGCCGGGGCGCGGAGCGGGCTGGAggcggcccccccccccccagcctgcCTAGCGCAATGCTCTGTAACAAAGGCTCCCGTGCAGCCATTATAGCCGCGGCTCCGCTCCTCCGCGCCGCGAGAAAAAAGTGCCGCGAGCCTCCGGGCGGTCCCCCGCAGCCCAGCCGAGGGCGAGGGGCGCCAGGGGGGGACGGCCGGGGCCGAAAGCGAAGGGTTTGGGTCCTCGGCGGGGCGTCGGGGGGGAGCGCTCCCCCGCCGAGACCCCCTCCCGCCGCCGCACGTCTTTCTTCCCCGCGCCGCGCTCCGGCGCCAGCCATGTTATGCGCGGCGGGCACGGCGCCGCAGCCGCCGCGAGCGCGGCCTCACGAGCGGCCCGGGCCGGGCCGAGGAGCGGCGACGTGGGCGGACGGAAGGGATCGGGGCGCCGGAGGCGGCGGCCGCGGTCGCGGCGCTGGGCCGGGCGCAGCGCGGCTCCCTGTCACTGCCGGAGCGACAGCCATGTTAATGCGGAGCCCGCGGCGGCACGGCGCCGCGCCGCGCGGCTGCAACTTTCCCCCGCCGTGCCGCTCCCACCCGGGGCACACGGCCGGGGCCGCGCGGCAGCAAGCGGGCGGCGGGAGGATCCCGGCTCAGGCGGgacggggcggcggcggcgcggagcggcggtCCCGCGGCGGGCAGCGACCCTACGGAAGGAGCGGGTGGGCGCGGGGCGCCCCGAGGCGCGGGGGGGGTCCCGGCGGGGTAGCACGCAGGGacggctatggggcagccaccGCGCCCCGCTCCACCAGCGGCACCAGGCCGTACGCCATGCGTCCCGGCCCCGCAGCGACCCG
The Lagopus muta isolate bLagMut1 chromosome 13, bLagMut1 primary, whole genome shotgun sequence genome window above contains:
- the HMGB3 gene encoding high mobility group protein B3, with amino-acid sequence MAKGDPKKPKGKMSAYAFFVQTCREEHKKKNPEVPVNFAEFSKKCSERWKTMSSKEKAKFDEMAKADKVRYDREMKDYGPAKGGKKKKDPNAPKRPPSGFFLFCSEFRPKIKSTNPGISIGDVAKKLGEMWNNLSDGEKQPYNNKAAKLKEKYEKDVADYKSKGKFDGAKGAATKAARKKVEEEDEEEEEDEEEEDEDDDDE